The following proteins come from a genomic window of Vallitalea longa:
- a CDS encoding 2Fe-2S iron-sulfur cluster-binding protein: MIISLRDISYEDLKNKLNKDDKIVLWSCNTCIKFCGIGGYDNMVLLENMLRADGYNIIGKELISIACMYSLAEQHKKSIDKKNMFQEATAIICLTCEDGFETAESVFNDKKVIKVVKTIGVGNFTMDRGPILTAPFEWTGLEQNNQGYSFPELAEKLHLYPTFFDRKEAAEDNTDENISLTINNKKCTARIGMTIMQACEANSIKVPHLCYEADLTPDANCRLCLCKVKGEKELVPSCATPVRENMEIITQDDELEHARKILLELALASHEHNCLTCSKGNPCIAGNCELQSLVRDYDIKETRFQQNKEKLPVDTSSPVLVYDPNKCVSCGRCVRACKEVACQNNLSFVNRGSKTCVAAGANKLFNQSACVTCLACVFACPTGAITEKISHFEGDDWLETNVYQS; the protein is encoded by the coding sequence ATGATAATTTCATTAAGAGATATAAGTTATGAAGACTTAAAAAATAAATTAAATAAAGATGACAAGATTGTATTATGGAGTTGTAATACATGTATAAAATTCTGTGGTATCGGCGGATATGACAATATGGTTTTGTTAGAAAATATGCTTAGAGCAGATGGTTATAATATTATTGGTAAAGAATTGATAAGTATAGCATGTATGTATTCTTTAGCTGAACAACATAAGAAATCAATAGATAAAAAGAATATGTTTCAAGAAGCTACAGCAATCATTTGCTTAACATGTGAAGATGGATTCGAAACAGCAGAATCAGTATTTAATGATAAAAAAGTCATTAAGGTTGTCAAAACTATTGGCGTAGGTAATTTCACTATGGATAGAGGTCCAATATTAACTGCACCATTCGAGTGGACAGGATTAGAACAAAACAATCAAGGATATTCTTTCCCTGAATTAGCTGAAAAATTACATCTGTATCCAACATTTTTTGATAGAAAAGAAGCTGCTGAAGATAATACAGATGAAAACATTTCCTTAACTATAAATAATAAAAAATGTACTGCAAGAATAGGTATGACTATAATGCAAGCTTGTGAAGCTAACTCAATTAAAGTTCCTCATCTATGTTATGAAGCTGATCTGACACCAGACGCTAATTGTCGCTTGTGCTTGTGTAAAGTAAAAGGTGAAAAAGAACTTGTTCCTTCTTGTGCTACTCCTGTTAGAGAAAACATGGAGATAATTACTCAAGATGATGAACTTGAACATGCAAGGAAAATATTACTTGAACTTGCATTAGCATCTCATGAACATAATTGCTTGACATGTTCAAAAGGTAATCCATGTATAGCTGGTAATTGTGAATTACAGAGTTTGGTACGTGATTATGATATTAAAGAAACCAGATTCCAACAAAACAAAGAAAAATTACCTGTAGATACTTCAAGTCCAGTATTGGTTTATGATCCGAACAAGTGTGTATCATGTGGAAGATGTGTAAGAGCTTGTAAAGAAGTCGCCTGTCAAAATAATCTAAGTTTTGTCAACAGAGGTTCCAAAACATGCGTTGCCGCAGGAGCTAACAAATTATTTAATCAAAGTGCTTGTGTTACATGTCTTGCTTGTGTCTTTGCATGTCCTACAGGAGCTATTACAGAAAAAATCAGTCACTTTGAAGGTGACGATTGGTTAGAGACTAATGTTTATCAATCTTAG
- a CDS encoding amino acid ABC transporter ATP-binding protein — MKLLEMNNIKKSFDDLEVIKNISLNIEQGKVVAIIGPSGSGKSTLLRCATMLETIDSGEIFYNGDCAVRTDDDGNVKYALKDDMKKIYGYFGLVFQNFNLFPHFSVIRNVTDALIHVQKKSKKDAYGIGRELLKKMGIADKEKAYPCQLSGGQKQRVSIARALALNPKVLFFDEPTSALDPELTGEVLKVIKDLAKEHMTMVIVTHEMSFAKEVADHVIFMDGGVIVEQGTPEEVFNNTKNERTKAFIQRVNI, encoded by the coding sequence ATGAAACTGTTAGAAATGAATAATATTAAGAAAAGCTTTGATGACCTTGAGGTAATAAAAAATATATCACTAAATATAGAGCAAGGTAAAGTAGTAGCCATCATAGGTCCGTCAGGTTCAGGAAAATCAACTTTATTAAGATGTGCAACTATGCTGGAGACTATAGATTCCGGTGAAATATTCTATAATGGGGATTGTGCTGTAAGAACTGATGATGATGGAAATGTCAAATATGCTCTAAAAGACGATATGAAAAAGATATATGGATACTTTGGATTGGTATTTCAGAATTTCAATCTATTCCCTCATTTCTCAGTTATAAGAAATGTAACTGATGCACTTATCCATGTACAGAAGAAAAGCAAAAAAGATGCTTATGGAATAGGTAGGGAATTATTAAAAAAGATGGGTATAGCTGATAAAGAAAAAGCGTATCCATGTCAATTGTCCGGTGGACAGAAACAACGTGTATCTATAGCAAGAGCACTTGCTCTTAATCCAAAAGTACTGTTCTTCGATGAACCAACTTCTGCTCTTGATCCTGAACTTACGGGAGAAGTGTTGAAGGTAATTAAGGATTTAGCTAAAGAACATATGACTATGGTAATAGTCACTCATGAAATGAGTTTTGCAAAAGAAGTTGCAGACCATGTCATTTTTATGGATGGTGGTGTTATTGTCGAGCAGGGAACTCCTGAAGAAGTATTCAATAATACTAAGAACGAAAGAACAAAAGCTTTTATTCAAAGGGTAAACATTTAA
- a CDS encoding amino acid ABC transporter permease: MDLLVLLSKLSEGMLKTVEIFVLTLIISLPLGLIVSMGRMSKNFLLRNFIKLYISIMRGTPLMLQLMVVYFGPYYIFGIHMPRSYRFVAVIIGFSLNYAAYFAEIYRGGIESMDIGQYEAAKLLGYNRIQTFVRIILPQVIKRILPSVTNEVITLVKDTSLAYVISFSEMFKQAKAIAAARSDMIPFVAAGIFYYIFNLIVATVMEKVEKKLDYYK; this comes from the coding sequence TTGGATTTATTAGTTTTATTATCAAAATTAAGTGAAGGTATGTTAAAAACCGTAGAGATATTTGTTCTGACCTTAATAATATCTTTACCTCTTGGATTAATTGTTTCTATGGGAAGAATGTCCAAGAACTTTTTACTAAGAAATTTCATAAAGTTATATATATCTATTATGCGAGGAACTCCTCTTATGCTTCAATTGATGGTAGTATATTTTGGACCGTATTATATTTTCGGTATACATATGCCTAGAAGTTATCGTTTCGTAGCAGTTATAATAGGATTTTCACTTAATTACGCTGCATATTTTGCAGAGATATACAGAGGTGGAATAGAGTCAATGGACATAGGGCAGTATGAAGCTGCTAAATTGCTTGGATATAATAGAATTCAAACATTTGTAAGAATTATTCTACCACAGGTCATCAAGCGTATTCTACCTTCTGTAACCAATGAAGTAATAACTCTTGTAAAAGACACCTCGCTGGCATATGTTATTTCCTTTTCGGAGATGTTTAAACAAGCCAAAGCTATCGCTGCTGCAAGATCGGATATGATACCTTTTGTTGCAGCAGGGATATTCTATTATATATTTAACCTTATAGTAGCTACAGTTATGGAAAAAGTAGAAAAAAAATTAGATTACTATAAATAG
- a CDS encoding amino acid ABC transporter substrate-binding protein, translating to MKKRYLLITLMILLISITACTSKKTTDDTYTDDEKTTFAVGFDQDFPPMGFIGEDGEFTGFDLNLAKEVAERLDLELILQPISWDAKDMELESGNIDCIWNGFTITGREENYTWTDAYMANDQVFVVKEDSEIEKKEDLAGKTVVVQADSSAEAALKENQDLVDTFGDYLTAADYNMALMDLQSGAVDAVAMDSIVANYHIEKKDGKFSVLDESLSSEGYGVGFLLGNTGLRDKVQSTLEEMAEDGTLEKISTEWFGKDITTINKK from the coding sequence ATGAAAAAAAGATACTTATTAATTACACTAATGATTTTACTGATAAGCATTACCGCTTGTACAAGCAAGAAAACTACGGATGACACTTATACAGATGATGAAAAAACAACTTTTGCTGTAGGATTTGATCAAGATTTTCCACCTATGGGCTTTATTGGTGAAGATGGAGAGTTTACTGGATTCGACCTTAACCTTGCTAAGGAAGTTGCTGAACGTCTAGACTTAGAGCTTATATTACAGCCCATATCATGGGATGCAAAAGATATGGAACTTGAGTCAGGTAATATAGATTGTATATGGAATGGGTTCACGATTACTGGCCGTGAAGAAAATTATACTTGGACAGATGCATATATGGCTAATGATCAAGTTTTTGTTGTAAAAGAGGATTCAGAAATTGAAAAAAAAGAAGATTTAGCTGGTAAAACTGTTGTAGTACAGGCGGATTCTAGTGCTGAGGCTGCTCTTAAAGAAAATCAAGACTTAGTTGATACATTTGGTGATTATCTTACAGCTGCTGATTATAATATGGCTCTAATGGATTTACAATCAGGCGCAGTTGATGCAGTTGCTATGGACTCAATAGTTGCAAACTACCATATTGAGAAAAAAGATGGTAAATTCAGTGTCCTAGATGAAAGTTTATCTTCTGAAGGATATGGAGTTGGATTCTTACTCGGTAATACGGGGTTAAGAGATAAGGTTCAATCAACATTAGAGGAAATGGCTGAAGATGGTACTTTAGAGAAGATTTCAACTGAGTGGTTTGGAAAAGATATAACTACAATCAATAAAAAGTAA
- a CDS encoding ferredoxin: MKGLVDEELCIGCGLCPSICPEIFKMDSETGKAVAKDKEISEDLIGSAKEAEEQCPVEAIDIK; the protein is encoded by the coding sequence TTGAAAGGATTAGTAGACGAAGAATTATGTATAGGTTGTGGTTTATGTCCAAGCATATGTCCAGAAATATTTAAGATGGATAGCGAAACAGGAAAGGCTGTTGCCAAAGATAAAGAAATATCTGAAGATCTAATAGGAAGTGCCAAAGAAGCAGAGGAACAATGTCCTGTGGAGGCTATAGATATCAAGTAA
- a CDS encoding aldo/keto reductase: MKSIKIANEITASEISLGCMRMNILSKEQAKLHVNTALEEGINFFDNADVYADGKSEEIFADAIGMNSSIREKIIIQTKCGIRNGYYDFSYDHIMKSVEGSLKRLKTDYIDVLLLHRPDALMEPEVVAEAFSKLHDSGKVKYFGVSNHNPMQIELLNRYLKNKIIINQLQLSITNTGMIDSGLNVNMEIDPSINRDDSVLDYCRLNDITIQAWSPFQYGFCKGVFLDNDKFPELNKKIDEIAEKKNVTNSAIATAWILRHPARIQPIVGTTNSNRLKDICKASDVDLTRQEWYEIYRAAGNKIP; this comes from the coding sequence ATGAAATCAATAAAAATTGCTAATGAAATAACTGCATCAGAAATATCATTAGGATGTATGAGAATGAATATTTTATCAAAAGAACAGGCGAAGTTACATGTAAATACTGCATTAGAAGAAGGAATCAACTTCTTTGATAATGCCGACGTTTATGCAGACGGTAAATCAGAAGAGATATTTGCAGACGCCATAGGTATGAATTCAAGCATAAGAGAAAAGATTATAATTCAAACAAAATGTGGTATAAGAAATGGATACTATGATTTTTCTTATGATCATATAATGAAATCAGTAGAAGGAAGCCTTAAGAGATTAAAAACAGATTATATAGATGTATTATTACTTCATAGACCAGATGCACTTATGGAACCAGAAGTTGTGGCAGAAGCTTTTTCCAAATTACATGATAGTGGTAAAGTGAAATATTTTGGTGTAAGCAATCATAATCCTATGCAGATTGAATTATTGAACAGATATCTGAAAAACAAAATAATAATAAACCAATTACAGCTTAGTATAACTAATACAGGAATGATAGATTCAGGATTGAATGTAAATATGGAGATTGACCCATCAATCAACAGAGATGATAGTGTGCTTGATTATTGTCGTTTGAATGATATTACCATTCAAGCTTGGTCACCTTTCCAATATGGATTCTGTAAAGGAGTATTCTTAGATAACGATAAATTCCCAGAGTTGAATAAAAAAATAGATGAAATAGCAGAAAAGAAAAATGTAACGAATTCAGCTATAGCGACAGCATGGATTCTAAGACATCCAGCTAGAATTCAACCTATAGTAGGTACAACCAATTCTAATAGACTGAAAGATATATGTAAAGCTTCTGATGTTGATCTTACAAGGCAGGAATGGTATGAGATATATAGAGCAGCAGGAAATAAAATACCTTAA
- a CDS encoding ABC transporter ATP-binding protein: MNTNKVEDIILESYNKYKRKPLKILLAIYRGNYHKFLLSAFFYLIKHSPVWLMPIVIANIVNAVMYDEKNPWNIIGLNVGVLVFLVVLNVPMNYLHIRFSSGAIRTVEAGLRSSLIRKLQQLSMNFHKDFQSGRIQSKVIRDVEAVQNLSSQLFIGLLNIAINITVALSITAANNRFIFIFFLLTIPVASIAIVFFRARIKRQNHKFRKKIESTSARVIDMEQMISLTRAHALEDIEVRRMDDLIQNTSKEGYRLDIIQANFGSVSWAVFQLFQLGCLGFTAWLVLDKQIQAGDIVLYQSYFTNIVAQVSALIMLIPTIAKGMESISSIGEVLNDYDVEDNDGKLILEGIEGRYEFKNVKFAYPDTKGDYVIEDLSIKVKPGETVAFVGGSGAGKSTTINLLIGFNFPSAGELTIDGNNIKDINLRTYRKHIAMVPQNTILFSGSILENITYGLPSVTKEQLNEAIEAANLTELINNLPEGLDTRVGEQGNKLSGGQRQRIAIARAIIRDPKVIIFDEATSALDSVSESLILDSMNNLTNGRTTFIVAHRLSTIRQADKICVLNNGICTEYGTYDELMALKGEFYKMKKLQS; the protein is encoded by the coding sequence ATGAATACTAATAAAGTAGAAGATATAATTCTGGAAAGTTATAATAAATATAAAAGAAAACCTTTAAAGATTTTATTGGCAATATATAGAGGAAATTATCATAAATTTCTATTATCTGCATTCTTTTATCTCATAAAACATAGTCCAGTTTGGCTGATGCCAATAGTCATCGCAAACATAGTGAACGCGGTTATGTATGATGAAAAGAACCCTTGGAACATTATCGGGTTGAATGTAGGTGTTTTAGTATTTTTAGTAGTATTGAATGTACCAATGAATTATCTACACATCCGTTTTAGTAGTGGTGCTATCAGAACAGTAGAAGCAGGGTTGAGAAGTTCATTAATTAGAAAGCTTCAACAACTTTCAATGAATTTTCATAAAGATTTTCAATCAGGTCGTATTCAATCAAAAGTAATTCGTGATGTTGAAGCTGTTCAAAATCTGTCATCACAATTGTTTATTGGACTTTTGAATATTGCCATTAATATTACAGTTGCTTTGTCTATTACAGCTGCAAACAATAGATTTATTTTTATATTTTTCCTATTGACAATTCCTGTTGCTTCTATAGCTATTGTGTTTTTTCGTGCTCGTATTAAGCGCCAAAACCATAAATTCCGTAAGAAGATAGAAAGCACTTCGGCAAGAGTAATAGATATGGAGCAGATGATATCACTTACAAGAGCTCATGCTTTAGAGGATATAGAAGTAAGAAGAATGGATGACCTTATTCAAAATACATCCAAAGAAGGATACCGTTTAGATATAATTCAGGCCAATTTCGGTTCTGTCAGTTGGGCTGTTTTTCAGCTATTTCAGTTAGGATGTTTAGGATTTACCGCATGGCTTGTGTTAGATAAGCAGATTCAGGCAGGAGATATAGTGCTGTATCAAAGCTATTTTACCAATATAGTAGCCCAAGTATCCGCTTTAATAATGTTGATACCTACTATTGCTAAGGGTATGGAATCTATTTCTAGTATAGGAGAAGTACTAAATGATTATGATGTAGAAGATAATGATGGTAAATTAATATTAGAAGGTATTGAAGGACGATATGAATTTAAAAATGTCAAGTTTGCATATCCAGATACTAAGGGAGACTATGTGATAGAAGATTTAAGCATTAAAGTTAAGCCCGGAGAGACAGTGGCTTTTGTAGGTGGTTCAGGTGCTGGTAAATCAACAACCATTAATCTGCTTATCGGTTTTAATTTCCCAAGTGCAGGAGAATTGACTATAGATGGCAACAATATTAAGGATATTAATCTAAGGACATATAGGAAACATATTGCAATGGTTCCCCAGAATACCATTTTGTTTTCAGGTTCCATCCTAGAGAATATTACATACGGTTTGCCTTCTGTTACTAAAGAACAGCTGAATGAAGCTATAGAAGCTGCGAATCTTACTGAATTAATAAACAATTTACCTGAGGGATTAGATACAAGGGTAGGTGAACAGGGTAATAAATTATCAGGTGGTCAGCGACAACGTATAGCTATTGCTAGAGCTATTATAAGAGATCCGAAAGTTATCATATTTGATGAAGCAACATCAGCACTTGATAGTGTTTCTGAATCGTTAATACTAGATTCTATGAATAATTTAACAAATGGAAGGACAACCTTTATTGTTGCTCACCGTCTATCAACTATTCGCCAAGCAGATAAAATTTGTGTTCTTAACAATGGTATTTGCACAGAGTATGGGACTTATGATGAGCTAATGGCATTAAAGGGTGAATTTTACAAAATGAAAAAATTACAATCATAG
- a CDS encoding L,D-transpeptidase family protein, which translates to MKYMYIKIVLTIILIICVANLICLKRTNENLLEVFFSQNNNPYYILVDLDTYIMYVFKDNEMYKEYPVSGGKYSTPSPLGTWNIVSKANWGEGFGGTWMGFNVPWGKYGIHGTDEPWSIGSGLSKGCIRMYNDDAKDLKKYIPYGTKVTIIKGPYGPFGDGLRTLTPGDTGSDVFAVQERLKELGYYKGYCDGKYGDGLKSAIFKYENDKGLPRSYYITETLYESLGFIPFE; encoded by the coding sequence ATGAAATATATGTACATAAAAATTGTGTTAACTATTATTTTGATTATTTGTGTAGCTAATCTAATATGCTTAAAAAGGACTAATGAAAATTTGTTGGAGGTGTTTTTTAGTCAAAATAATAATCCTTATTACATTCTTGTAGATCTTGATACTTATATTATGTATGTGTTCAAGGATAATGAAATGTATAAAGAATATCCTGTATCAGGAGGGAAATATAGTACACCGTCGCCACTGGGTACTTGGAATATTGTAAGTAAGGCTAATTGGGGAGAAGGATTTGGTGGTACTTGGATGGGATTTAATGTACCATGGGGAAAATATGGTATACACGGTACAGATGAACCATGGAGCATAGGAAGTGGACTGTCTAAAGGCTGCATTAGAATGTATAACGACGATGCAAAGGACCTTAAGAAGTATATTCCCTATGGAACAAAAGTTACTATAATAAAAGGCCCATATGGTCCATTTGGGGATGGTCTTAGGACATTGACTCCAGGTGATACTGGATCAGATGTATTCGCTGTACAAGAAAGATTAAAAGAGCTTGGTTATTATAAAGGCTATTGTGATGGAAAATATGGTGATGGATTGAAATCCGCAATATTCAAATATGAAAATGATAAAGGGTTGCCGAGAAGTTATTATATAACTGAGACACTATATGAAAGTCTGGGATTCATTCCATTCGAATAA
- a CDS encoding AraC family transcriptional regulator, producing MEWIKSLNSAIDYIEENIFSDISCKDISEHIYSSSFHFQRVFSLLTGITVGEYIRNRRLSMAGQELTMSSSKVIDIALKYGYNTPESFSKAFSRFHGITPKQAKSEGSNLKSFNRLIIKIQLEGGNIMDYKIVKREEYKILAKTRYFTSENSTVEIPKFWSDYYSEGSNEIVCGMLGICEQEKCGCKEYRYGIGCECSDDADIPNGFEKLTIPEYTWAVFKCVGPMPDTIQNVWKRIYSEWLPQSEYELIPDYDIELYTDGDNKSKDYVSEIWIPVKKK from the coding sequence ATGGAGTGGATAAAGAGCTTAAATAGTGCTATTGATTATATTGAAGAAAACATATTCTCTGATATAAGCTGTAAAGATATTTCTGAACATATCTATTCATCAAGTTTTCATTTTCAAAGGGTGTTCAGTTTATTGACTGGAATTACAGTGGGAGAGTATATAAGAAATAGGAGACTTTCTATGGCTGGACAGGAATTAACAATGTCAAGTTCCAAGGTGATTGATATTGCTCTTAAGTATGGATATAATACACCAGAAAGTTTTTCAAAAGCATTCAGCAGATTTCATGGAATAACGCCAAAACAAGCTAAGAGTGAAGGTTCTAATCTAAAATCATTTAATCGTCTTATCATAAAAATTCAATTGGAAGGTGGAAATATTATGGATTATAAGATTGTTAAAAGAGAGGAATATAAAATTCTTGCTAAAACAAGATATTTTACATCAGAAAATAGTACAGTGGAAATACCTAAATTCTGGTCTGATTATTATTCAGAAGGATCAAATGAGATTGTATGCGGTATGCTTGGAATTTGTGAACAAGAGAAGTGCGGATGTAAAGAATATCGTTATGGTATTGGCTGTGAATGTAGTGATGATGCTGATATTCCAAATGGATTTGAAAAGTTGACGATACCAGAATATACATGGGCTGTATTTAAATGCGTAGGACCAATGCCTGACACTATTCAAAACGTATGGAAAAGAATCTATAGTGAGTGGCTCCCACAATCAGAATATGAATTAATACCAGATTACGATATAGAATTGTATACTGATGGAGACAACAAAAGCAAAGACTATGTCAGTGAGATATGGATACCTGTTAAAAAGAAATAG
- a CDS encoding class I SAM-dependent methyltransferase — MVKSKAWDWSKNEDNSWLIPSIESCYLANSWVSKGFDRVLDLGCGLGRHSIFFAENGFRVNSVDLSEYGINHLNSWAQKEQLHIETQVCDMLALPFEKDTFDCIIAYNVIYHTDTEGFIKTLDEIKRVLKSKGELFITLISKNTWSYQHADRYKRIDDNTILRDEHETEKDVPHFYVDIEDIKKYFVDFDFIDVPIEQTEYSMENSKYYSRHFNVMVRKK, encoded by the coding sequence ATGGTAAAATCAAAAGCTTGGGATTGGAGTAAAAATGAAGATAACTCCTGGTTAATCCCATCAATTGAATCATGTTATTTGGCTAATTCGTGGGTATCTAAAGGGTTTGATAGAGTTCTTGATTTAGGTTGTGGATTGGGAAGACATTCCATATTCTTTGCAGAAAATGGTTTTAGAGTTAATTCAGTTGATTTGTCCGAATATGGAATCAATCATCTTAATAGTTGGGCTCAAAAAGAACAATTACATATTGAAACTCAAGTTTGTGATATGCTTGCTCTACCATTCGAAAAAGATACATTTGATTGTATAATTGCATATAATGTTATTTATCATACGGATACAGAAGGATTCATTAAGACGCTAGATGAAATAAAAAGAGTATTAAAAAGTAAAGGAGAATTATTTATAACACTTATTTCTAAGAATACTTGGTCATACCAACATGCAGATAGATATAAAAGGATTGATGACAATACCATCTTAAGAGATGAACATGAAACAGAGAAGGATGTACCACATTTCTATGTAGATATTGAAGATATAAAAAAATATTTTGTTGATTTCGATTTTATTGATGTTCCTATTGAACAAACAGAGTATAGCATGGAGAATTCTAAATATTATTCTAGACATTTTAATGTGATGGTAAGAAAAAAATAA
- a CDS encoding MFS transporter — MITITLLIIIYLAFISLGLPDSLLGVTWPAMRIEWGMSLDAAGLVTILTTGSTVLSSFANGHVIKRFGTGKVTFISCVITGIALLGISFSPSYLWLLVLAIPLGLGAGSVDTALNNYVALHFKSHHMSWLHCFWGVGATVGPIIMAQCMLLTDSWRFGYRTIGIIQLVLALILFMSLPLWIKHRKLSASNIVEEKQINTEEPIKKNVFRLRGVKYALSTFFFYCAVEFSVGLWGSSFLIHVKNISVETAASWVAMYYGGITVGRFISGFVTFRISNRQMIRIGQIIAMSGSILLMIPLPHYALMGSLVLIGLGLAPIFPCMIHETPTRFGKNNSQVIIGYQMAFAYIGGAFIPPLFGLLARKISLTLFPYYLILCIMIMFLSSETLTVHTKN, encoded by the coding sequence ATGATTACAATAACATTACTTATCATTATATACTTAGCATTTATTAGTTTAGGTCTACCTGATAGCTTACTTGGAGTAACATGGCCAGCTATGCGAATCGAATGGGGTATGTCACTAGATGCGGCAGGACTTGTTACAATTTTAACTACTGGAAGTACCGTTTTATCAAGCTTTGCAAATGGTCATGTAATAAAACGATTTGGAACTGGTAAAGTAACTTTTATCAGTTGCGTAATAACTGGAATTGCACTGCTAGGAATTTCATTTTCCCCATCCTATCTTTGGTTATTGGTATTAGCAATTCCATTAGGACTTGGTGCTGGTTCAGTAGATACAGCACTCAATAACTATGTAGCACTCCATTTCAAATCCCACCATATGAGTTGGCTTCACTGTTTTTGGGGTGTTGGTGCTACTGTAGGTCCAATCATCATGGCTCAGTGTATGTTATTAACAGATTCTTGGCGTTTTGGCTATCGTACAATTGGTATCATCCAACTTGTTCTAGCTCTTATACTATTTATGAGTTTACCTTTATGGATAAAACATAGAAAATTATCAGCCAGTAACATAGTTGAAGAAAAACAGATAAATACAGAAGAACCAATTAAAAAAAATGTATTTAGGTTAAGAGGTGTAAAATATGCATTATCAACATTTTTCTTTTATTGTGCTGTTGAATTTTCAGTAGGTTTATGGGGAAGTAGTTTTCTTATACATGTTAAAAATATATCTGTAGAAACTGCTGCATCTTGGGTAGCTATGTATTATGGGGGTATTACCGTTGGAAGGTTCATATCAGGTTTTGTTACTTTTAGAATAAGTAATAGACAAATGATTCGTATAGGTCAAATAATTGCTATGAGTGGATCCATATTGCTAATGATCCCATTACCACACTATGCTTTAATGGGATCATTAGTTTTGATTGGATTAGGTCTTGCTCCTATTTTTCCTTGCATGATTCATGAAACACCAACTAGATTTGGTAAAAATAATTCACAAGTCATTATTGGTTATCAAATGGCCTTTGCTTATATAGGTGGAGCTTTCATTCCTCCATTATTTGGATTATTAGCAAGAAAAATAAGTTTAACTTTATTTCCTTATTATTTAATACTTTGTATTATGATTATGTTTCTTAGCTCTGAAACACTTACTGTACATACTAAAAACTAA